In the genome of Acidiferrobacterales bacterium, one region contains:
- a CDS encoding tRNA-binding protein gives MNQISWSDFEQVELRTGTIIDVQDFPEARRPAYKITADFGDGIGIRKCSAQVTDLYTPEELIGQNIIGVVNFPPKQIGPMMSQFLLTGFTQEDGSVVIARPERPVANGLKLA, from the coding sequence GTGAATCAGATCAGCTGGAGCGACTTCGAGCAGGTCGAATTGCGGACCGGTACCATCATCGATGTGCAGGACTTTCCAGAGGCAAGGAGGCCCGCTTACAAAATTACAGCCGACTTTGGAGATGGAATCGGAATTCGAAAATGCAGCGCACAGGTGACCGACCTGTACACCCCCGAGGAGTTGATTGGCCAAAACATCATCGGGGTTGTCAACTTCCCACCCAAACAGATCGGTCCGATGATGTCTCAGTTCCTGCTGACAGGATTTACTCAGGAAGACGGTTCGGTTGTTATCGCCCGGCCGGAACGGCCGGTAGCCAATGGGCTTAAGCTGGCGTGA
- a CDS encoding acyl-CoA dehydrogenase has protein sequence MSDYFAPLNDIEFILNHVAGLDSILKLDSYGDLDNELVSAILDESSKFTSEVLAPLNRVGDEHGSICEDGEVTTPPGWKEAYHQFIENGWNGLAFDPAHGGQGLPWLVATAVQEMWHSANMSFGLCPLLTQGAIRALELHGSDEQRAIYLERLVTGVWAGTMNLTEAHAGSDLAVIRTRAVAEGDHYRLIGQKIFITYGEHDLTENIIHFVLGRCTDSPDGVKGISLFIVPKFLVNDDGSIGERNDLRCVSLEHKLGIHASPTAVMSYGDNEGAIGYLIGEKNKGLEYMFTMMNLARHAVGVEGLAIAERAYQQARDYAGQRVQGSAAGGSRERVPIIRHPDVRRMLLTMKSLVQAMRCLAYYTSAVFDLSQTHPDADSRSEYAADLGLLIPLVKGWCAEMGNEVAYLGVQVHGGMGFIEETGAAQYSRDARITPIYEGTTGIQANDLIGRKVLRDEKGHVLRFMTKIQDSLNVLSTQGDSVAKICQATETGLESLRSVTDWVVESGAKDASLPAAASVGYLHVFSLTVAGWLMAIYAAEASELLNSGDEDQDVLSARLLTAEFFATHIMPRLRAHAEGIVNSSACVMALSEDQI, from the coding sequence ATGTCAGATTATTTTGCTCCCCTGAACGACATTGAGTTCATATTGAATCATGTTGCAGGACTGGACTCGATACTGAAACTCGATTCTTACGGCGATCTTGATAATGAACTGGTGTCGGCGATATTGGATGAGTCTTCGAAGTTCACTTCTGAAGTGCTGGCTCCGCTGAATCGTGTCGGCGATGAACACGGCTCGATTTGCGAAGATGGTGAAGTGACCACGCCCCCGGGCTGGAAGGAAGCGTATCACCAGTTTATCGAAAATGGTTGGAATGGGCTGGCCTTTGACCCGGCGCATGGTGGACAGGGATTACCCTGGCTTGTCGCTACCGCTGTTCAGGAAATGTGGCATTCCGCCAACATGTCGTTTGGACTTTGTCCGCTTTTGACACAAGGTGCAATTCGCGCATTGGAATTGCATGGTTCAGACGAGCAGCGAGCGATCTATCTGGAACGACTGGTTACTGGTGTGTGGGCAGGCACGATGAATCTCACCGAGGCGCATGCCGGATCCGACCTGGCCGTGATCCGTACCCGCGCGGTTGCTGAGGGGGATCACTATCGATTGATAGGACAGAAAATTTTCATCACCTACGGCGAGCACGACCTGACCGAAAACATCATTCACTTTGTGCTGGGAAGATGTACTGACTCTCCGGATGGCGTCAAGGGAATCTCGCTGTTCATTGTTCCAAAATTTCTAGTCAACGACGACGGATCAATTGGTGAGAGAAACGATCTGCGCTGCGTTTCTCTGGAGCACAAACTGGGTATTCACGCGAGTCCGACCGCGGTCATGTCGTACGGTGACAACGAAGGCGCGATTGGCTATCTGATCGGCGAGAAAAACAAGGGACTTGAGTACATGTTCACGATGATGAATCTGGCTCGACATGCCGTTGGAGTCGAAGGGCTTGCAATCGCCGAGCGGGCGTATCAGCAGGCACGTGACTATGCCGGTCAGAGAGTGCAGGGCAGTGCCGCGGGTGGGAGCAGGGAACGGGTTCCCATCATACGCCATCCAGATGTCCGACGCATGCTTTTGACCATGAAGTCACTTGTCCAGGCGATGCGTTGTCTGGCGTACTATACCTCCGCGGTTTTCGACCTGTCCCAAACCCATCCGGATGCGGATTCGAGATCCGAATATGCTGCCGATCTTGGGTTGCTGATTCCGCTTGTCAAGGGTTGGTGTGCGGAAATGGGCAATGAGGTGGCATATCTTGGTGTGCAGGTACATGGCGGAATGGGCTTCATTGAGGAAACCGGCGCGGCCCAATACTCAAGGGATGCGCGAATTACGCCGATCTATGAGGGAACGACGGGAATTCAGGCCAATGACCTGATTGGCAGGAAGGTCCTGCGTGATGAAAAAGGTCATGTGCTGCGATTCATGACAAAAATCCAGGACTCCCTGAACGTGCTGTCGACTCAGGGGGATTCTGTAGCGAAAATCTGTCAAGCGACTGAAACCGGACTTGAATCGCTGAGAAGCGTAACGGACTGGGTTGTGGAGTCGGGTGCGAAAGATGCAAGTCTGCCAGCTGCAGCCAGCGTCGGGTATCTGCATGTCTTCTCGCTGACAGTAGCCGGCTGGCTGATGGCGATTTATGCAGCCGAGGCTTCCGAGTTGCTGAATTCGGGAGATGAAGATCAAGATGTGCTTTCAGCAAGACTCCTAACCGCCGAATTTTTTGCGACACACATCATGCCTCGTCTCAGGGCTCACGCAGAGGGTATCGTCAATTCCTCTGCTTGCGTAATGGCACTGAGCGAAGATCAAATCTGA
- a CDS encoding histidine phosphatase family protein, with product MKLIITRHAKSSWEFPELSDHDRPLTERGRRSSDAIGNWLAENGHIPQVVLSSTSVRTRETWSRMARCFSTPITVEFMPDLYHGGAGSILSVLSMTDASSALVLGHNPGIGYFAQSILRSLPSHADFLRYPTAATLVCEVQMDESGNVELGSGELMDFIVPRDLE from the coding sequence ATGAAACTGATCATCACACGACATGCAAAGTCCAGTTGGGAATTTCCCGAACTGTCGGACCATGATCGCCCCCTGACAGAACGCGGGAGGCGATCGTCGGATGCAATCGGAAACTGGCTAGCTGAGAATGGACACATTCCCCAGGTCGTACTGAGCTCCACCTCTGTCAGAACGCGAGAAACATGGAGCCGCATGGCTCGATGTTTTTCGACACCGATCACAGTTGAATTCATGCCGGATCTGTACCACGGCGGTGCGGGGTCGATTCTGTCAGTCTTGTCGATGACTGATGCCAGTTCCGCGCTTGTACTGGGCCATAACCCAGGAATCGGGTATTTCGCGCAGTCCATACTTCGATCATTGCCGTCACATGCTGATTTTCTCCGATATCCGACCGCCGCCACGCTTGTTTGTGAAGTTCAGATGGATGAATCAGGAAATGTGGAACTCGGCTCCGGTGAACTGATGGACTTTATCGTTCCACGGGATCTCGAATGA
- a CDS encoding 3-hydroxybenzoate 6-monooxygenase produces MKLNESPVIVVGGGIGGLALAMGLAQKAIPCVVLEKTPRLGEIGAGIQLAPNAFHAFDYLGVGDAARDLAVYIDDLLLMDALTGDRITRIPLGEVFRRRFRNPYAVVHRSDLHDVLLSACKDHGLVELRAGSGVERYEQDAQSVTAILESGKQVKGRGLVGADGLWSTIRQQVAGDGDPRVSGHTTYRSVIPAEQMPEEIRWNAATLWAGPKCHIVHYPLKGGDAYNLVATCHNDAPEPIVGKSVGHDEVRQGFEHIAPIARQIVDCATHWKLWVLCDREPIMNWVDDKVCLLGDAAHPMLQYFAQGACMAMEDAVCLAAEMDSHGTEIGNAFAAYNQRRVLRTTRVQLQSRAIGDHIYHPSGAHAALRNAVMSARTPQDWYDQIDWLYGSTGLEGAVSAETRRAGSGG; encoded by the coding sequence ATGAAATTGAACGAATCACCGGTTATTGTAGTAGGCGGCGGGATTGGTGGACTGGCCCTGGCGATGGGGTTGGCACAAAAGGCAATTCCTTGTGTAGTGCTGGAAAAGACGCCCCGGCTCGGTGAGATCGGAGCGGGCATCCAGCTTGCTCCCAATGCGTTCCATGCGTTTGATTATCTGGGAGTTGGAGATGCCGCGCGTGATTTGGCGGTCTACATCGACGATTTGCTGCTGATGGATGCATTGACGGGCGATCGGATCACGCGAATTCCGCTTGGCGAGGTGTTTCGCCGCCGCTTTCGCAACCCCTATGCCGTCGTTCATAGAAGCGATTTGCATGATGTGTTGCTCAGTGCATGCAAAGATCACGGACTGGTTGAGCTTCGTGCTGGTTCAGGTGTTGAGCGATATGAGCAAGACGCGCAGTCGGTTACTGCGATTTTGGAGTCTGGAAAGCAGGTGAAGGGCAGGGGACTGGTCGGTGCTGATGGACTGTGGTCGACCATAAGGCAGCAGGTTGCGGGCGATGGCGATCCGCGCGTTTCTGGTCATACTACCTATCGTTCGGTAATCCCGGCAGAACAGATGCCGGAGGAGATTCGATGGAATGCAGCGACATTGTGGGCGGGACCGAAATGCCACATTGTGCACTATCCCCTGAAAGGCGGGGATGCCTACAATCTGGTGGCGACCTGCCACAATGACGCTCCGGAGCCGATTGTGGGGAAGTCGGTCGGCCATGATGAGGTGCGACAGGGTTTTGAGCATATTGCGCCCATTGCCCGACAGATTGTTGATTGCGCAACGCACTGGAAACTGTGGGTGCTGTGTGATCGGGAACCGATCATGAATTGGGTAGACGACAAAGTGTGCCTGCTCGGAGATGCTGCACATCCCATGCTGCAGTATTTTGCTCAAGGTGCATGCATGGCGATGGAAGATGCTGTCTGCCTGGCAGCTGAAATGGACAGCCATGGTACTGAAATTGGCAATGCGTTTGCCGCTTATAACCAGCGCAGGGTCCTGCGTACAACACGAGTGCAACTGCAGTCCCGTGCAATCGGCGATCACATCTATCATCCAAGTGGTGCGCACGCAGCGCTTCGAAATGCTGTCATGTCGGCTCGCACACCGCAGGATTGGTACGATCAGATTGACTGGCTTTACGGATCAACAGGATTGGAGGGGGCTGTATCCGCAGAAACCCGGCGAGCTGGAAGCGGGGGCTGA
- a CDS encoding glycerate kinase, translating into MIENPRKFLTDLFSRAVQVSSARHCLPPYIKALQDRRIHAIGAGKAAGAMARALEDSFSGDLTGTVVTRYGHGVELDRIQVIEAAHPLPDERGMTAAQTIVDSLTQADSSVLVVCLISGGASALLALPHDGLSLHDKKNITNSLLMRGADIHEINTVRKHLSAVKGGQLMKRIYPARSLTFCISDVVGDDPSTIGSGPTMPDPTTCDDVLRILSKFDVAVPATLTERLKRGELETPKPDDPIFRHAETQVIARPQSGLEASTGLATASNCRAVIIGDSITGDTNIAAQYHADLVRKKLTEDSEHRPFVLLSGGETTVTVTGKGRGGPNTQFALALAVELQGEASVYAIACDTDGIDGTETNAGALIDPTTLSRAERTGLDPRKFLTENDSYGFFSQLGDLVETGPTLTNINDFRAILVNKIPD; encoded by the coding sequence ATGATCGAAAACCCAAGGAAATTTCTCACTGATCTTTTCTCTCGAGCAGTGCAGGTATCTTCAGCCCGACACTGCCTGCCTCCCTACATCAAGGCATTGCAGGACCGGCGAATTCACGCAATTGGTGCCGGCAAGGCCGCGGGTGCGATGGCCCGGGCACTCGAAGACAGTTTTTCCGGTGACCTCACAGGAACAGTCGTCACGCGCTATGGTCACGGTGTCGAACTCGATCGCATACAGGTGATTGAGGCCGCCCATCCACTACCGGATGAGCGGGGGATGACAGCCGCACAGACAATCGTAGACTCACTGACACAAGCCGACTCCAGTGTGTTGGTTGTCTGTCTGATTTCGGGCGGCGCCTCAGCACTGCTTGCGCTGCCTCACGACGGTTTGAGTCTCCACGATAAAAAGAACATTACGAACAGCCTGTTAATGCGCGGTGCAGATATTCACGAGATCAACACCGTCCGGAAACACCTGTCGGCTGTCAAGGGAGGACAGCTGATGAAGAGAATTTATCCCGCCAGGTCACTTACTTTTTGCATTTCAGATGTGGTCGGTGATGATCCATCGACTATCGGCTCCGGACCGACCATGCCCGATCCGACAACCTGTGATGATGTGCTCCGGATCCTGAGCAAGTTCGATGTTGCGGTACCTGCCACGTTGACCGAACGGCTGAAGAGAGGCGAACTCGAAACTCCAAAGCCCGACGACCCAATCTTCCGGCATGCCGAAACACAAGTCATCGCCCGTCCGCAATCCGGACTGGAGGCCAGTACTGGACTCGCGACCGCAAGCAATTGTCGAGCGGTCATAATCGGCGACTCGATCACTGGTGACACCAACATTGCTGCCCAATACCATGCCGACTTGGTACGCAAAAAGTTGACAGAAGATTCTGAACACAGGCCCTTCGTACTGCTGTCAGGTGGTGAGACAACTGTCACCGTAACGGGCAAAGGAAGAGGTGGACCCAATACACAATTCGCGCTGGCGCTCGCGGTTGAACTTCAAGGTGAGGCTTCGGTCTATGCAATCGCCTGCGATACCGACGGAATCGATGGAACAGAAACCAACGCTGGCGCACTCATCGATCCGACCACGCTGTCAAGGGCTGAACGCACAGGTCTGGACCCTCGGAAATTTCTGACCGAAAATGATTCTTATGGATTTTTCAGCCAACTGGGCGATTTGGTCGAAACGGGACCGACCCTGACCAACATCAACGACTTTCGCGCGATCCTGGTGAACAAAATTCCGGACTAG
- a CDS encoding virulence factor, which produces MAKVTILYWKDIPSVVEARDDQGVHKELMSERFQELIDLIAMKLKLAGTDEYLMQWSKGRPYEVSGSARDAAISVKDEFENRYKEIRKEELAKAVG; this is translated from the coding sequence ATGGCAAAAGTGACGATACTGTACTGGAAGGATATCCCATCCGTTGTCGAAGCAAGGGATGATCAGGGAGTTCATAAAGAACTGATGAGTGAGCGGTTCCAGGAGCTGATTGACCTCATTGCAATGAAACTGAAGCTTGCGGGAACAGATGAATACCTGATGCAGTGGTCAAAAGGCCGTCCGTACGAAGTTTCCGGAAGTGCGCGGGATGCCGCAATTTCGGTCAAGGATGAATTTGAGAACCGCTACAAGGAAATTCGCAAGGAAGAACTGGCAAAGGCAGTCGGCTAG
- a CDS encoding methylenetetrahydrofolate reductase translates to MHSNIPALARLLHGYSVETTPGSAAKIPDYRLILSPGTEVYVTTLPGSTIDDTMTVCERLKKEGFVPVPHIVARQIPDAKKLYDGLARFRDNCDGNHVLTIAGGAAKGVGEFDSSMQLLETGLFDKLGIHTIGVAGHPEGSPDISDQQIESALQWKQAFSLRTDASMYIVSQFCFEAKPIIEWEARLTAAGIDLPLHVGIPGVATIGTLLKHAAACGIGNSMLYLRKQARNASKMLTSLKPEPLLNDLAEYQKKNPASKIEKLHIYPLGGLRKSVEWINRIEQEIVDYKNINAA, encoded by the coding sequence ATGCATTCAAATATTCCAGCCCTGGCGCGGTTGCTGCATGGTTATTCAGTCGAAACAACTCCTGGCAGCGCCGCTAAGATTCCTGACTATCGATTAATTCTCTCACCCGGAACCGAAGTCTACGTAACCACGTTGCCCGGGTCAACAATAGACGACACGATGACCGTGTGTGAACGTCTGAAGAAGGAAGGTTTTGTTCCTGTTCCGCATATCGTAGCCCGTCAGATTCCCGATGCCAAAAAGCTCTATGATGGACTGGCTCGATTCCGGGACAACTGCGACGGCAACCATGTGCTGACCATCGCTGGTGGCGCAGCCAAAGGAGTTGGTGAATTTGACAGTTCAATGCAACTTCTTGAAACCGGACTGTTCGACAAGTTGGGAATTCACACCATTGGCGTCGCCGGTCATCCCGAAGGGTCGCCAGACATATCCGATCAGCAAATCGAGTCGGCATTGCAGTGGAAACAGGCATTCTCGCTCAGAACAGATGCCAGCATGTATATTGTCTCCCAGTTCTGTTTCGAGGCGAAACCGATCATCGAGTGGGAAGCGAGACTGACCGCAGCCGGTATAGACCTGCCTCTTCACGTCGGCATCCCCGGCGTTGCAACCATCGGCACCCTGCTCAAGCATGCGGCTGCCTGCGGAATCGGCAATTCGATGCTCTATCTCAGGAAACAGGCTCGAAATGCCTCCAAGATGCTCACCAGCCTAAAGCCGGAGCCTTTATTGAACGACCTGGCCGAATACCAAAAAAAGAACCCGGCCTCCAAGATCGAAAAACTGCACATCTACCCGCTGGGCGGATTGAGAAAATCTGTCGAATGGATCAATCGAATTGAGCAAGAGATCGTAGATTACAAAAATATTAATGCGGCATAG
- a CDS encoding dihydropteroate synthase translates to MKSTNAGLLIIGENFNATRKIKASSPRVTREDEKWFVSYVQLNGSPARLDVTACMPEDPNEQMLFAIPHIAQACRQKDMDYIAWAIKSQEANGAHIIDLCVDEMSVYPEERYEWMKWLVRTAQSLTSSVVSIDSSDSNTIYAGLEAHDGSISRPAINSFNLEDGRQVLVDMAREKNAILFANASGNRGMPQNAEERVNNLEQCMNMMDDGGIAMEDRFLDPLVFPIGAGPDFGNHYLDAVSTLRKRYPSVHIFGGHSNVSFGLPQRKILNHAFVTLSILSGCDSLMIDPIMNPVKPFNDFLFAANSLTAKDEFSVKYLRYIRGLSKPANKVRRKPATVSS, encoded by the coding sequence ATGAAGTCGACAAATGCCGGTCTTTTAATCATCGGTGAAAACTTCAACGCCACGAGGAAAATCAAGGCTTCCAGTCCGCGTGTAACCCGCGAGGACGAAAAATGGTTTGTCTCGTATGTCCAGCTGAATGGCTCTCCTGCCCGGTTGGATGTCACCGCGTGCATGCCGGAAGATCCCAATGAACAGATGCTGTTCGCAATCCCGCATATTGCACAAGCCTGTCGCCAGAAGGATATGGACTACATCGCATGGGCAATCAAGTCGCAGGAGGCGAACGGCGCTCACATCATCGATCTGTGCGTCGATGAGATGTCGGTCTACCCGGAAGAGCGGTACGAGTGGATGAAATGGCTCGTCAGGACAGCACAATCCCTGACATCGTCTGTCGTGTCGATTGACTCATCTGATTCCAACACGATTTATGCCGGATTGGAAGCCCACGACGGCTCCATCAGCAGACCCGCCATCAACTCATTCAATCTGGAAGATGGCCGCCAGGTTCTGGTTGACATGGCGCGCGAAAAAAACGCCATCCTGTTTGCCAATGCCAGTGGAAACCGCGGCATGCCGCAAAACGCTGAGGAGCGGGTCAACAATCTGGAGCAATGCATGAATATGATGGATGACGGCGGGATTGCCATGGAGGACCGCTTCCTCGACCCGCTGGTCTTTCCCATCGGCGCGGGTCCGGATTTTGGCAATCATTATCTTGATGCGGTGAGCACCCTGAGAAAACGTTATCCGTCAGTCCATATTTTCGGCGGCCATAGCAATGTGTCGTTCGGACTGCCTCAGCGAAAGATTCTCAATCACGCCTTCGTGACGCTTTCGATTCTGTCCGGATGTGACTCGTTGATGATCGATCCCATCATGAACCCGGTCAAACCGTTCAACGATTTCCTCTTCGCCGCCAATTCACTGACCGCGAAGGACGAGTTTTCCGTGAAGTATCTCAGATACATCCGCGGCCTGAGCAAACCGGCGAATAAGGTTCGTCGCAAACCCGCAACTGTGAGCTCATGA